The Odocoileus virginianus isolate 20LAN1187 ecotype Illinois chromosome 24, Ovbor_1.2, whole genome shotgun sequence nucleotide sequence gtcttacatttagatctttaatccattttgagtttatttttgtgtatggtgttagaaagtgttctagtttcattcttttacaggtggttgaccagttttcccagcaccacttgttaaagaggttatcttttttccattgtatatccttgcctcctttgtcgaagataaggtgaccataggttcgtggatttatctctgggctttctattctgttccattgatctatatttctgtctttgtgccagtaccatactgtcttgatgactgtggctttgtagtagagtctgaagccaggcagattgattcctccagttccattcttctttctcaggattactttggctattcgaggttttttgtatttccatacaaattgtgaaattatttgttctagttctgtgaaaaataccattggtagtttgatagggattgcattgaatctatagattgctttaggtagtatagccattttgacaatattgattcttccaatccatgaacatggtatatttctccatctgtttgtgtcctctttgatttctttcatcagtgttttatagttttctatgtataggtcttttgtttctttaggtagatatactcctaagtattttattctttttgttgcaatggtgaatggtattgtttccttaatttctctttctgttttctcattgttagtgtataggaatgcaagagatttctgtatgttaattttatatcctgcaactttgctgtattcgttgattagctctagtaattttctggtagagtctttagggttttctatgtagaggatcatgtcatctgcaaacagcgagagtttcacttcttcttttcctatctggattccttttacttctttttcagccctgattgctgtggccaacacttccaaaactatgttgaatagtagtggtgagagtggggtgCTTGGTTTCTTTTGGGTGGTTCTATGTTCCTCATTTCCTAAATAGTGTTGACGAAGGGGTTTAAGAAGTAAAGGATGCAATGTTATCTAGTACCATATTATTCTGCTAGTGTCAAGTTCCAGAAAAGGCTAATagcttttctgtttgtgtgtAGTATGTTACAGTGAAACCTAGCCAGACCCAGGTCCTCCAAGGCATGTTCCTACCATCCTGTTCAGGCTGTCGTACCCCACAGATCATTCAGGCTGTGGCCATCATGGGTGCTGTTATCACACCACACAACATATACCTGCATTCTGCCTTAGTCAAGGTAAGCAAGACCTATCTTATCTCAGTGACTTATGTAGTTGATGgcatcttttccttttgttgcaaGGGATACATACTTAGTTTACAATTGTTGGAGCCTTGAAGGAGCGCAGTGTTTTTCCACAGTTGGACACCACACTCTTGTATCACCAAGGTGACCAGAGATGACTGACCCCATAGAGAAGGGACTAAAGTCCTTAAAAGATCTGAAGGGGCACCATGTCTCTTGTCTTTAAATCTCAGAAACCTCAGTGGCCTCATGGAGGTCAGGAGGAAGGAGCCCAACCTCGCTTTTACCAGTCAGTCCAACACaattgtttgctggaagatttcagAGACCTTTGTAATTAAGGGTAACTCCCCCTTAGGTCTAAAATCAGGTTGTTTTTGTAGGTCAGCGGTTCTTCAAGCCACAGTAACTGAGGGCTcatcactcactcagtcactTTTCCCCGTTTGGTTATGTGTGATGTCGTCAAAGGGTCGTGATTAAACTCAGTGAACCAGGATGTATGTGGGGTCTCTCACACTTCATGTGGTCAGTTGTTTGACCTCTAGGACTTTCAGCTGACTCCAACTCATGAAATATCACAAGGAAACTTGTTCCAACTAGTCAAAAAGTGACTGTTGCTATTACCTCTCTAGTCCAGACAGGTAGACCGAGCCGATAAGCAGAAAGTTCAAGAAGCGAATAAGTACTTCTTCATTGATTCCTGCATCGCGCTCTTTGTTTCCCTTATCATCAACATCTTTGTCATCTCTGTGTTTGCCGAAGCCTTTTTTGAGAAAACCAACCAGCAGGTGGTAAGTAAGCCGGGGACCTGGGTAGCAGTGACTGTGAGGGTAAAGAGGAGGCTGACTGGGGCCGAAGGCACGACAGTGACTCAGAGCTCAGGAGAAATAGATCTCAGTGCTGGCCTAAGTCCCCGCACTAGTCGGGTTTGTAGTCTAGGACTGTGGCCAAGTCCAGACCCATCATTCTCAGCTTTGGACTGGGAAGGGAGCAGTCCTCAGATAAAGGCTGCCTCATGCCGTGGTTAGTGGCTTCACATCTATTTGCTCTTTCTCATCCCCTTTTGCTTCCAACTACTGACTGCTTTCCAGTCCTGCCATTTGGTGATGACAGGTTGGGAGGAGTCAGCACACAGAAAATAGAATCTGTGGCTAGACAGACTGTTTTATCACACTGAGTTCTCTGTCCTCTTGACTCCTGATTGCCGGTCTAGTTTTGATCATGCCTTTGTTTCCTCTCACTCTCATAGGACCTCTGATTCCTGGCTCTGCTTTGACTAAGGACTCTCTATTCTGGGTGTCCTTTCATATTTAAAGCCTTCTAAGGGCCCTCACTTCATGTCACCATTTAAATTGACCTAACATTCATGTATTACCATGCATACTGTAACTCAGGAAAAGTTTTTGATGACCTGAGAGTGTAGAAAAATTATCAAGGAAGACCTCAAGGCCATTGCTGCCAGTCTCTGCTGTCATCAATCCACGTCCAGTGTCTCGCCTTCAGCATCCATCTCTTAGATGACCTGTGTGTGATCTATAGGAGAGGTCTTCTTATCTGAGTCCTGgactcaaaattaaaaattgttccTAAACTGCTTTGGTTCCAGGTTGCAGTCTGTAAAAACAGCAGCAGTGCCCATACTCACCTTTTCCCAGAGGATAACTCAACACTGACTGTGGACATCTACAAAGGGGTAAACCTGTCCAGGTTTCTGATCTTTGCTCCTGAATCAATATTCTCAGCATATTATCTGGTCTTTTCCATGGGTTCACTTCAGAGCTCAGCATATCTTCTCtgaagtgttgttttttttttccagaggtcCAGATACCAGATAAGACTTTTGGATTATGTAGAAGGGAATAAAGATCTGCTGAAAAGATGAATTAATTGAATCAGCAATTCCCAAACTTGTGCTGCTATAGGCATTAATTGGTGTTACTAGAGAAAGTGTTCTTAgtaaagtgatttattttttatacttgtTCCCCACCTAGCCCCAGTGACTGGACACTTTATTTATGTAGGCTGTCCTGTGTGGTATGTGGGACCTAGTTTCTGACCAGCatttgaacccataccccctacattgggagttaCAGGGTCTTAAACCAATGgcacaccagggaagtccctgtaaagTCATCTTTATTGGGGCCTCTCTGTCCCTTCTGCTAGTTACATTATGAACTTCCAAGAGTAGAATATGTAGCATCTCCAAAATTCATCTGTGCTTTCTCTTCGTTCCTGTTACCATCTTCCAGAATACTGTGTTAAAGAATATAATTTGGGAAATGTGTTATAgacttatttttaatagttaacGTATAAGTTGAGGATAAAAGCTTTAGGAacctagagaagagaagggactaGGCTGAGGAGAAATGGGGACCCATCCAGCAGAATTTAGGTTGAAAGCCTCTGAATGAGGTCAGGACCCAAGTCTAGCTTCTGGGACAGTGCTCAGCACATTGCTTGGTAGAGGTGGGTGTGTGGCCAGGAAGACAGAGAGGTGACACAGAGGAGTACTTTGGAGTGTTGTCTCAGGTTatctttctcccttgcctctcCAGGGTGTTGTGCTGGGGTGTTACTTTGGGCCTGCCGCTCTCTACATCTGGGCGGTGGGGATCCTGGCTGCGGGGCAGAGCTCCACCATGACAGGAACCTATTCTGGCCAATTTGTCATGGAGGTATGTGCTGCTGTGACTGGGATGACTAGGGGAAGAGGACATTGcccttttgttctttcttaatcCCATGCCTCTATTGTCTTCCCAAACCACCCAGccctttttctatttccttccagACATTCATcctgtttctgtgttttcttccaggGATTCCTGAACCTAAAATGGTCACGCTTTGCCCGAGTGAGTCTGACCCGCTCTATTGCCATCATCCCTGCTCTGCTTATTGCCGTCTTCCAAGACGTGGAGCATCTAACAGGGATGAATGACTTCCTGAATGTTCTTCAGAGTTTACAAGTGAGGAGAGAGCTGGGGAAATTCACATCCCACTAAGTCAGGAGGGATTCTGTACCTATATTCTGTATTGCCTTTAGATAACAAGCCTAGTGTGGTTGTGGGGAAAattcagaggaagaaagaggcaCAGTCTTGGTCTACGGTGAACGCATATGAAATCTCTGGCATCTAAAAGACTTTTagaaatggctttatttttaagACTGATTTGAATGGGAATTATAAGCTGTGATTACACATAGAATACAATTATTGTTTGTTAATCCAAACAAGCATTAAATAATGTATAGGACACTGTTGGGCTTTATGGAGATTAAGAAGACAAGGCAGATACAAATATTGTAAAGACACTGTGATCATAATTGATTCTGGGTTCATGCTACAGATTTCCACATAACCCTCCAGCATGTTGTGATGACAGGAATAATTTCTCACAGAATAGATGAGGCAGGGTCTGTGGTTCCCTTTTGCTAACAGTGCTGCTCTCTGGGGTGTTACAAGGACCCCCTGTAGCCCCGTctgatctaatttttttcttttgcagcttCCCTTTGCTCTCATACCCATCCTCACGTTTACAAGTTTGCGGCCTGTGATGAGCGAATTTGCCAATGGATTGTGAGTGTACTTCTTTTTGTTCCCCAAGATGTTGGGGGACGGATATCTTCATCAAACAGGCCAGTTAGGAAATAAGTCATAGGGTACTATGTGCTTTAAGAGGTGGCTGCTAGAGCTGCCCCCTCAATCTCTAACTTAAAAAGGAGAGactactggggacttccctgatagtccagtggttgagactctgccttcCTATGCAGGGCgtgagggtttgatcccaggtcaaggaactaaggtcctaaatgccacagggtgtggccaaaaattaaaaataaatgaacacaacattgtaaatcaactgtacttcaattttaaaaaattaaagaaaatagagaTGGTAAATG carries:
- the LOC110122574 gene encoding natural resistance-associated macrophage protein 2-like; protein product: MFLPSCSGCRTPQIIQAVAIMGAVITPHNIYLHSALVKSRQVDRADKQKVQEANKYFFIDSCIALFVSLIINIFVISVFAEAFFEKTNQQVVAVCKNSSSAHTHLFPEDNSTLTVDIYKGGVVLGCYFGPAALYIWAVGILAAGQSSTMTGTYSGQFVMEGFLNLKWSRFARVSLTRSIAIIPALLIAVFQDVEHLTGMNDFLNVLQSLQLPFALIPILTFTSLRPVMSEFANGLGWRIIGGIVVLVVCSINMYFVVVYVQGLEHVALYVVAAVVSVVYLSFVFYLGWQCFIALGMSFLDCGHTVSVSKALLTKETPSGCAE